The genomic window CCTCATATTTCACCCGCTGCAGCCAAACTGCAAGTCGCGCGCGTGGCTCAGGCTCGACAGTTAGCCGAACCACAAGTGTTGACCTTAGTGGCGCAATTTATCGAACCACCGCAGTGGGGCATTTTTGGGCAAGCGCGCGTCAATGTGCTCAAGCTCAACCTCGCTCTCGACCAGATTGCTAAACACGCTCAATAAAACAATATTCTACTGAATTTAAGGATAAATTTTTATGTTACATATTAAGTCGGCTCTTTGTTCACGTTGTTCGCGCCTCTGCGCGAGTGTGATGATGGCATTATCTTCACTCTCTATGGGCGCGCTTGCCAACACTGAGACTCATGGGGGCAATGCCTCTTGGCAGAGTCAAGGGAGTGTGATGCTCATCAGTGATTATGCGTTTCGCGGTATTTCTCAAACCGATGAAGGACCTGCAGTTCAAGCTGGATATACCTTAAACCATGATTCTGGCTGGTATGGCTCACTTTGGGGCAGTAACATCGAATTTGGGGATGGAAGTTTAGAACTCGACTTGTCCGCTGGCTGGGCCAAGGATTGGGATAATGGCTTAACAACGGACCTAGGCGTGATACGTTACCAATACTCGCAGGACGATACCGACCTGAGTTATAACGAAATTTATGCTGTGGTAAGCTACGCCGATGCTAAGTTAGGGCTGGTTTATTCTCCTGATTATTTTGGCGAAAATGTAGACGATTTTCAGTATGTTTACGCCAGTTATGGGCCGCAACTGTTCTCGAATCTAAGCCTAGCGCTGCATCTTGGGAGCAATTTTTTTGCTTCCGAGCAAGATATGGCACTGTTTTTAGGTTCTATGGCCGCAAGCAATAGCCACTATTTAGATTGGCGAGTGGGGCTGAACCTCAATATGACTGAGCAGGACGTGTTGAGTGTCGGTTATGTCGATACGGATTTATCGCAGAGTCAGTGTCAATCCCTGTGTGATGCGCGCTGGATAGTCAGTCTTTCAAGGAGTTTCTAATCGTGGTACCAATCAGTCAAACACAGCAAGCCAATGCGCTCTTAAGTCAGATACAGCAAAATGATAAAGGTAAACTGACGGTTTTTCTTGGGGCGGCACCAGGCGTGGGCAAAACCTATGCCATGCTCAGTGCGGCAAGGGAAATAGCCCAGCAAGGCGTAGATTTGCTGGTTGGACTGGTTGAAACCCATGGGCGTGCCGATACCGAAGCCATGTTAGCGGGTTTCGAGGTATTGGCGCGTAAATCCATTGACTATCATCATAATCAGTTAATGGAATTCGATTTGGATGCGGCGCTGCTTCGTAAACCTAAGCTTATCTTAGTCGATGAGTTGGCCCACACGAATGTCCCCGGTAGCCGCCATAAACGGCGCTATCAAGATATCGCTGAATTACTGTCTGCGGGTATCGATGTCTATACCACAGTCAATATTCAACATTTGGTCAGTTTGAATGACCTAGTGTTACAAATCACTCAAGTGCGAGTCAGAGAAACCGTCCCCGACCATTTTCTCGATGAAGCCCATGAAATTATATTTGTCGATTTACCGCCTTCAACACTCATAGAACGCTTACAACAAGGCAAAGTCTACCTACCCGAGTATGCTCGCTCAGCTTTAGATGCCTTTTTTTCGGTATCGAATTTAACAGCGCTGCGCGAATTGGCAATGAAAAAAGTCATAGAGCGAGTCGATGCAAAACTACTCTGTGAGCTCGATGCCAAGGCTCAGGGGACGGAGTTTGTGCTCAAAGATAGATTGTTAGTCCTAGTCAGTAATAACAGTGATCATCAATATTTGATCCGCATCGGGCGACAGATCGCCGAGCGACGGCAAATTCCT from Shewanella putrefaciens includes these protein-coding regions:
- a CDS encoding TorF family putative porin, giving the protein MLHIKSALCSRCSRLCASVMMALSSLSMGALANTETHGGNASWQSQGSVMLISDYAFRGISQTDEGPAVQAGYTLNHDSGWYGSLWGSNIEFGDGSLELDLSAGWAKDWDNGLTTDLGVIRYQYSQDDTDLSYNEIYAVVSYADAKLGLVYSPDYFGENVDDFQYVYASYGPQLFSNLSLALHLGSNFFASEQDMALFLGSMAASNSHYLDWRVGLNLNMTEQDVLSVGYVDTDLSQSQCQSLCDARWIVSLSRSF